The DNA window tctctgattctttggtgctgaaactctttcatgctaaaagtctttcttcacgatcttcctcactatggttgaggtatcacttgctgtgtgtggacactactcttacactaaggatttcgaaatctcaaggaggaagagagagagagtggggtcggccaaagatagggagagagagaggctcagtttttttctgaatcaaaagtgtaattttcctgaagccttcactatctatttatagcattccactagggttaggtttgaattatttggcattaaaataatgaaaatatcagtttaaatttcctacaaaagtggccgaccctatacaagtggatttagGCCTCacgttttgcaattttgcagttttatcttttctgcatctgattttctcaaaaacgccaattttctaattcaaccatttaaatgccaattctaactatttaataactataaataattattaaataatattgtcatttatcatatttattaattgaaccatacaaagtatcataattaacaaatatgcccctaaaactctttctttacaatttcgcccttacttagtgaaaaattcacaaatagacatagtctaatttgagaattataattgattaatcaaaaccaattatatgagtcttacaagcaatattatctcaactagtgtggggaccatgggtctatataaccgagcttccaataagtagatcaagaatttattactaaaattcactaacttattaattcttcgttgaatccacgcatagaacttacaattgcactctcagtatataaaatgctctatatgttccaccatatagacacatcattagttatccattgttataattctaatttgatcaatgatcctctatatgaatgatctacactgtaaagggattagattaccgttacaccctacaatgtatttaatccttaaaattcttaaccccgtataaatgatatttcagcttatgtgaaatgagacctccaccatttatttttgtttggtcaagctcgaaggagatcatcctttacttactatttgccagatagaagctatagattccatgtttatgttagcgcccccactcaattgcactaccgtgttcccaaaatgtatgtatcaccgtgacctaaaagtaggcttaactaacaaatcaaagaacacgaatagcctcctgagattgagcctaatcataacaggattaagatcatttgatctaggatcaactaggcgatattgacttgaatagatattacagtaagtttaataaatctaagtcaaagttcaatatcggtcccttccgatgcatactccatgcatccaacctgagcttttactttaaccaatgttctggaaagaacatagcacttctccaaatgcaagtaaactctgttgtagattatcatatcagtaaaaccctatgtctgataaatctaggaaactttattcgcatagtcatgtttactttccaatgtgttgacaacacaataaacaggatcaagtatgtgaaagggttcagatgaattcatacattatgtacatataatcataaaataaatcatgtgaaccatgcaacattaaatgttatttctgatctatattaataagtaaatcttattgtattgaaatgagttttatttagggcataaaacccaacagcgcTTAAGAGCCAAGATAACAATCATGGATTTGGTGCGGTAGTTCAAGACTCACAAAACAACATAATTGCAGGTTTCTTATCTCCAGCAACCTCAGACCTTCCTCCTATCTATGCGGAAGTAGAGGCTCTTTTTAGGGCCTTACGTTTGTGTAAGGCAGTTCATTTCCCTAATTGAAATTATTGTCATAAATTGTCAAGTCCTTGCCTCGAAAATTCTAAAGGAGGAGAAGGATCTCTCAGCCCTTTCCGATTTGATTTGGAAGATCATCCAATTTTTGTCCTCTTTTCCTAATGCAGCAATCAAGTTCACATCTAGGGGCAACAATTTTATGGCGCACGACCTTGCTCGCAGAGCATTAGGAACAGATGAAGAGCTTAAACAATTGTGTTTCAAGTCCTCTTTAGATCTTTGTAACCTGTTCACTTTTGCTGTTCTTCTTTGGTTACAGGTCTTGTTGGTTCAAAAAAAATCGACATTTCAACTTCGCACTAAGTAATATTTTGGGTTCCCACTAAATattgaaaagaaataaaataacccataaaacttttaaaaatatatataattaggtgCTTCTCAGTGAAAAAAAAACCTCCACGTGTCGCATTTCCAATGATATCTCCAACATCCATCTATTGGACTTTTCTAGAGgtcttgtaaaaaaaaattgttatatatatttgtgatatGTCAACTTTGGCATGTGTATGCATGACATAAAATATGATATGATAtaattatgtacatatattgCCTATATGAGTCTATTTTGTATTTGTTATGGGAAGTGCTAATTGAAGACtattatattaatgtatatacTTTGACACTACATTAATGGtgttattaaatagaaaaatggtATAAGGTTACTAAAGGTGCTTAGTATTCTCTAATATGTTATATCACTATTCATACAACTAGATAGAGaacttatataatttataacaaaataattttatagaatatgactaactaataataaaatattagttATGGATTAATGCCATTTACTTAAAGGGTCAAAATATATGGAACATTGCTATCAAACAAGATATGAACTGGTATTTTAAGAAACTCTTAAAGCTGCGCAATAACATGAATGAGATCATCTTGTTTCAAGCTGAAAAAGGAGGGAGATTCAAAGCAAAATATTTCTACACCTCCTTGATCAAGGATGAAAAGGTCGAGTATTGCTCAAACGTTTGGAACAAGCTTGTCATCCCAAAGCACAGGTACACTTACTGGAAAGCTATAAACAACTTGCTTTTAACAAGAAACCACTTGATCAGATTTATCTGCATTTCTTCATCTCTTTGTCCGGTTTGTGAGATTGAAGAGGAATCTCATGATCATCTTTTCATGGAGTGTATCTTCACTAAGAAAGTTGTTGAAGATATTTACTCTTGGCTGGGATTTGTGAATTGGCCGAAGACTAGACTTGATCTAGTTGATTGGTGCTCGAAACCATCTTTGGGGCTGAAGGAAAAAGTGATAAACACCGTTATTGCCTCAACGATTTATATAATTTGGAAGAATCGTAATAGATGTGTATTTGATAATTGTTGTAGCTTGGTCAATGTGGTTAGTAAGGAGATTAAATTTCTTGTTAAGTGGCGTATTTTGAGGGTAATTACCAATGTAAAAAAGGATGATAATTATATAATTCGTGTTGTAGAAAGCTGGTAGCTTGTGGGGTGTTTTGTTGGCGTTTTccttgtttgtattgtttgctCTGTTTGAATAAAAAGTTTCCTTTTgctcacaaaaaaaaataataaaatattatttttaataagcaTACTTAATAATAacgttttattaaatattatgtaaaatatattttaatttaataattattatttaaaataattaaaacatttCACAATGGCAACATAGTAGTGTTGGAATAAATAGTATCTAAGAACTATGctcttatattattatttttttctatgaaaaatattacttttactATTATtgcgtttttttttattttttgaaatttaagcgtttatatattacaaccatattttacttgggactcgaacccaggacctccaacacacacactcacctatggccacttgagctagcctcaagtggttcTATTATTGCAGTTTCAGCGTTTCGGTTTTCAGCACTATTAGGGAAATTATAaccatttttaatatttttatatgataTATCTATAAACTATGctcttatattaatatatacaatCATTATAGGACAATTTTAAAGTAGGGTTTAGTTTTACAATTTTTGGTTACAAAATTTTAGTTTTCGaaactatttttaatattatatgatGATGTGAATTGTAGTAATAACTAATAAGAGTAGATATTTCaccaataatttttaaaaatttaattttcaaatatttattggTCAATCTAAACAATCAATTaactatattttgttttttagaGAGTAATCTATATCACACTATAATAATCGTGAACGCAAAAAAATTTCCAGTCaacaaactaattgtttaatcaAAGATATACAGAGTTGTCACTACAAATAAAGCAACTTATATACGACAGAGTTATCTCGGAAGTTTAGACAAAATAACTTGATATCACCTTCAAGAGGCATTCGATGTAAACAAATATCTGGACCTAACTACCTACAAAATAAATAGATGTATAAAAGTGGATTAGCGCacaatattttgttttaaatgcTTGAAACTTGAAGTACTCTTTTCAgcattataaatttaataaaaaattaggaTGTATACGTGGTATTTACTATTTAGTTGGAGAGAATAAAATGGaatgaaataaaaagaaaataatttttcttttttttttttgtttattttattttaaagtattaaaatgctATTCTTATATTctagttatattttaattttttgcaacAAAACAACACTTAATAGGGTTTTTGTTATGTGAGTTTGAGTGAAGAATAAAATTAGAGAGAGTAGACGAATATGAACCCCATATGTTTGATGAGATTACtactattttaatttaaaaattgagaTTACTTGAAAACACAAACTGACCTTATT is part of the Cannabis sativa cultivar Pink pepper isolate KNU-18-1 chromosome 5, ASM2916894v1, whole genome shotgun sequence genome and encodes:
- the LOC133038369 gene encoding uncharacterized protein LOC133038369, giving the protein MNEIILFQAEKGGRFKAKYFYTSLIKDEKVEYCSNVWNKLVIPKHRYTYWKAINNLLLTRNHLIRFICISSSLCPVCEIEEESHDHLFMECIFTKKVVEDIYSWLGFVNWPKTRLDLVDWCSKPSLGLKEKVINTVIASTIYIIWKNRNRCVFDNCCSLVNVVSKEIKFLVKWRILRVITNVKKDDNYIIRVVESW